In Clostridia bacterium, the genomic window CGAATTGATAGTGTACGTAGGGGGTGTAATCGAAACCTGCCTCGGCAACGGCGCCCTCGATGACGGTCTTGCTGTTGGGGACCAAACGCTCGTCGAAATCCCGCCCGTCGGACACGTCGTCCAAGAGGTAGTCGAACTCGTTGATGGTGAGGGGCACGCAGGTGGCGGCGTCTACCCAATGGATAGTGCCCTTGACCTTGATGCCGGCATTGGCACCGCCCTCGCGGCTGTCCTCGATGATGGCGGCGTGCACGACGGGACGGCCGTCCACCATTTCGTGGGAGACGTAGCGGACGATATAGGCGCCCATCAAGCGCACCATGCCGTCGGGCTTCAGGCGGAAATACTTGGGCGGGGGGTTGTCGGAGAAATCTTCCTCGTCTATGTACAACTCGCGCGAGAAATGCACCTTGCGCGTGCCCTTTTCGGGTTGCATCGGGTTGACGGGAATCTCGAAGATTTCATTCCCCTCCACGTTGTCAAGAATGAGCCGAATGGGACGGCGCACGACCATGGCGCGGTTGGCCTCGGCGTTGAGGTACTCGCGGACGCAATGCTCGAGCATGGCCACGTCCACCTCGCTGTTGGCCTTGGCTACGCCGATGCGGGCGCAGAACTCGCGGATGGCGGGGGCGGGATAGCCGCGCTCGCGCATACCGCTGAGGGTGGGCATACGGGGATCGTCCCATCCTTCTACCACGCCCATATCCACCAACTTCTTGAGGTAGCGCTTGGACATAATGGTGCGGGTGAGGTTGAGACGGGCGAACTCGATTTGACGGGGGGCGGGCGAGAAGCCGCAGGCTTCCTTGACCCAATCGTAGAGAGGACGATGGTCCTCGAACTCCAACGTGCAGATGCTGTGGGTGATGCCCTCGATGCCGTCCTCGATGGGGTGCGCGAAGTCGTACATCGGGTAGACGCACCACTTGTCGCCCGTGTGCCAATGGGAAGCGTGCAGCACGCGGTAGATGACGGGGTCGCGCATATTAATGTTGGGATTGGCCATATCGATCTTGGCGCGCAAGGTCTTGGCGCCGTCGGGTACGACGCCCGAACGCATCTCCTCGAACAAGGCGAGGTTCTCCTCTACCGAACGGTTGCGGTCGGGGGACTCCAGCCCGGGGTGATAGAGGTCGCCGCGGGTGGCGGAGATCTCCTCGGCGGACATATCGCAGACGTACGCCTTGCCCGCTTTGATGAGCTGGACGGCATAGTCGTACATTTGGTCGAAATAGTCGCTGGCATACAGTTCCTTATCCCAGTCGAAGCCGAGCCACTTGATATCCTTCTCGATACTTCTTACGTACTCGATGTCCTCTTTGGTGGGGTTGGTGTCGTCGAAGCGCAGGTTGCAACGCCCCTTGTACTTCTCCTTGACGCCGAAATTGATGCACAGACTCTTGGCGTGACCCACGTGCAAATAGCCGTTGGGTTCGGGCGGGAAACGGGTGACGACCTCGTTCACGACGCCACGCGCCAATTCGTCATTGATGATTTCCTCGATAAAATTGCTGCTCTCTACTATTTCGCTCATACTGTCCTCTTCATCGCGCGATATCCGCGCATATATCCATTTTATACGAAGTATAAACCAAAAGTCAATCAATGTGGCGACACACGCAAAGAAAAGGTATATTTGTGGGCAGTGGCAAACAGATATTGTCATATAGGTAAAGCACGTATTTTACACTGTAACACATAACTTGTTTAACGCGCTTTCAAACATTGCAAGAAAATTTTTAACCCCATTCTTTTTAATATAATCAAGCACTGCTTTTTGGTCATCCAACGCAATTTGCCGCTTTCTTGCGGTGTCACCAAGGCTTGCGTCATTATGAAATGCGAAGTAAAAGCCGTCGCCGGCAAACGTGTTTTTTGGTTGATTAGCAACGCGGGTAGCCGTACTTCCCCCACGTACAACGCTCCAATTATCTCCAAATGTCCGCCGAATCCACGCCAAATTCGCCGGGGGTGATACAATCACTACCCCCGGACGAATGCGAGATTGCCCTTTCGGGCGGATTACAGAAAAATTTGCTATCGATTTTCCTCACTTCGTTCGTTAGAATAGCTTAATTTTCAAAGCGGGGACGACACCGTTATCAGTGAAGCTAACAATGAAGCCGTTGTTGTAGCCATAGTTGTCGACGAAGCGCGCGTAGTCACTAAAATCATAATAGGGCGAGCGAAGCCACCAATAGCCATTACCTTTGTAAGAACTATCGGTGCTTGTCCAGGCGCCTTGGCAGCGGGCGTAGTCCGTGTTTTGTTTGCGGCGTGCCGTGTCGTAGTCAGTATAACTGCTGTCGAATCCATACGCCGCGTTGGTCACTTCTTGCTCACTGAGCAAGAAGACGTGGTCTTGCGTATTGGCGCAGGCGTAGGAGTTATTGCCGCTATTCCAATTCGTGGCATTGCTGTTGGGGTTGGTGCTTCGCGCGCTGTTGTCCACCGTAGTCAGCAGGATCAATTGCTTCTGTAGGTCGTTGAACGCCGTGTTGTAGAAGGTGTCGTTGAGCCATTTGCGGATGTTGGACAGGGCGTAGTTGTTGGCATAGCCCGTTCCACCGTTGTGGAAAAATTGAGACGTACTTTCCGAGGGATAATACTCTTGGCTGTCTATCGCCATCTCGCAGAAAATAAGCGCTTCGCCGTTTGCTTCGCTGAGGATGTGCCACTTGATGGGTTCGTACCGGAACCAGTATATCGTGCCTGTGTTGTACCCGTTGTCGTCTTGGGAACTATTGATTGCGCTGCTGCTTTCCATGGTGAAGGAGGGTCTGTACGAGGTGAAGTACACGCCGCGGTATTTCTCGCCGTTGTTCGTCAGGTCTATGTACCACATATAGTCGGATACCGAGCCATCGATATAATATCCGTAACTCGTCCAGCCCTGCGCGTTGGATGAGGTGGGCAGGGTACCAGCCGCCGTGGTGAGTGCATTTGTGATTGTGCTGTCTGTTACTTGCGTTTGAGGATATTCGCCGAAATAGAGGTAATCCCCGTCGCGCAGATAGCCTTGTTCCGTAGTAGTAGAGGTAGTGGCACTCCACGTGGATGGAACAGTCGTTTCGCCGCATGCCACCAAGGCAAGGCAAAGGCAAAAAACAATGGAAAAAGATAAAATTAAGCCACAGATTTTTTTCATATTTTTCTCCTGAAGATTTATTTACTCTTTCGAGTCAAAATAATTATAGTACATTTGTTTACTAAAAGTCAATAGTAAATATTTTTACTTGTATACTTTGAAAGAGGTGGCAAATGGCACAAGCAAACTTTATTAAGCGAATACGGGATTTGCGAGAGGACGCAGATAAAACG contains:
- a CDS encoding glutamine--tRNA ligase/YqeY domain fusion protein, which encodes MSEIVESSNFIEEIINDELARGVVNEVVTRFPPEPNGYLHVGHAKSLCINFGVKEKYKGRCNLRFDDTNPTKEDIEYVRSIEKDIKWLGFDWDKELYASDYFDQMYDYAVQLIKAGKAYVCDMSAEEISATRGDLYHPGLESPDRNRSVEENLALFEEMRSGVVPDGAKTLRAKIDMANPNINMRDPVIYRVLHASHWHTGDKWCVYPMYDFAHPIEDGIEGITHSICTLEFEDHRPLYDWVKEACGFSPAPRQIEFARLNLTRTIMSKRYLKKLVDMGVVEGWDDPRMPTLSGMRERGYPAPAIREFCARIGVAKANSEVDVAMLEHCVREYLNAEANRAMVVRRPIRLILDNVEGNEIFEIPVNPMQPEKGTRKVHFSRELYIDEEDFSDNPPPKYFRLKPDGMVRLMGAYIVRYVSHEMVDGRPVVHAAIIEDSREGGANAGIKVKGTIHWVDAATCVPLTINEFDYLLDDVSDGRDFDERLVPNSKTVIEGAVAEAGFDYTPYVHYQFVRTGYYMTAKNSTADHLVVNQVVGLKDSFKPAK